In Nocardioides sp. W7, the genomic stretch GTGGACAGCCGGATCCAGACGATCTACGGCGGGACGACGGAGATCCAGAAGGAGATCATCGGCCGCAGCCTGGGGATCTGACCCGGCCTTCCCGCCCGCCGGACGTACGCCTGTCTGGACCGGCCGTCTCGAAAGCGAGTCACTCAGTAAAGTCGATCAACCAACTGTGATTTGATCGCCGGCATGGCCACCCCCTCCACCGTGCGCGCACAGGCCGCACGACGCCAACACCGGCGCCGGATCCCGTTGCACGTCGGGACCCTCCTCGCGCTGCTGTTCGTGTGGTGGCTGGTCACCCGCCTGGAGCTGGTGCGACCGCTCATCCTGCCGCCCCCCGGCGACGTCTGGGACGCCTTCGTGCGCGCCAACACCGACCACCCGCTGAGCTCGACCTCGGACCGGATCGTGCGCGGCGAGCAGAACTACTACCTGTGGGAGCACCTGCTCGCCAGCCTCCAGCGGATCGTGGTCGGCGTCGGCGCCGCCATCGCGTTCGGCATCCCGCTCGGCCTGCTGATGGCCACCACCTGGCTCGGCACCGTCCTGGAGCCCTACCTCAGCTTCGTGCGCTCGCTGCCGCCACTGGCCTACATCGGCCTGCTGATCGTCTGGTTCGGC encodes the following:
- a CDS encoding ABC transporter permease subunit, with protein sequence MATPSTVRAQAARRQHRRRIPLHVGTLLALLFVWWLVTRLELVRPLILPPPGDVWDAFVRANTDHPLSSTSDRIVRGEQNYYLWEHLLASLQRIVVGVGAAIAFGIPLGLLMATTWLGTVLEPYLSFVRSLPPLAYIGLLIVWFGIGDTSKIWLLFLAAFPPITMATIGGIRGVREDMVNAVLSLGASRRQALTSVMLPATLPEILTGIRVAVGFAWTTVVAAEIANGIPGIGGLAYLAGQKLRPELVLACILVIGLAAIALDLGLKYLEKALVPWRGKA